A region from the Rosa rugosa chromosome 6, drRosRugo1.1, whole genome shotgun sequence genome encodes:
- the LOC133715531 gene encoding F-box protein At2g26160-like isoform X1 has product MDPSRDWSELPKHLLDSVLGRLELLGDYLRFSIVCRSWYWVAKDNKNKLATRQCCHPPPMLLINTDKEDTWKVYNVMDNKLLDLQLRVPNTRFCGSSKGWLIFMENDYAVTLVNPFFRVRGRREKQNSIIHLPPLLPPRETDKFYREHFDYYVYKAIISADPILNRKECIVVVVTQPFWQLAFIRLGKDSTWTYVDGRYRARGFDEVVFLEDKFYGVQSDSRVLSFKVNTHVHSNLKFAARRIETDYWYKNYLVYSIEKELLLVHRHFEDSRRTVKFVVYKLNFNNRKWTEINTIGDVALFVGDNSTFSVLASSFRGCLPNCIYFTHDSNSVKVHLGPDGPHDFGVYDVEYRRFLNVDTTQVSTLVKMSKQPPIWILPTFQL; this is encoded by the exons ATGGATCCATCTCGAG ATTGGTCAGAGTTGCCTAAACACCTATTGGATTCAGTTTTAGGGAGGCTAGAGTTACTGGGAGATTATTTGCGATTTAGTATTGTCTGTAGATCATGGTATTGGGTAGCAAAGGATAATAAAAACAAACTCGCTACAAGGCAGTGTTGCCATCCTCCTCCAATGCTCTTGATTAATACTGACAAAGAAGATACATGGAAGGTCTACAACGTCATGGATAATAAGCTTCTTGATTTGCAATTAAGAGTGCCAAATACTCGATTTTGTGGGTCTTCAAAAGGATGGTTGATATTCATGGAGAACGACTATGCAGTAACCCTTGTAAATCCATTCTTTAGGGttagagggaggagagagaaacaaaATTCAATTATCCACCTTCCTCCATTGTTGCCACCTAGAGAGACAGACAAATTTTATCGTGAACACTTTGATTATTATGTTTACAAGGCTATAATTTCAGCAGATCCGATACTAAATAGAAAGGAGTGCATTGTTGTCGTCGTAACTCAGCCCTTCTGGCAGTTGGCTTTTATTAGACTCGGGAAAGACTCAACTTGGACTTATGTTGACGGACGTTACCGTGCTCGTGGATTTGATGAAGTTGTTTTTCTTGAAGATAAGTTTTATGGTGTTCAATCTGATAGCAGAGTTTTATCTTTTAAGGTTAACACTCATGTTCACTCCAACCTAAAATTTGCTGCACGCCGCATTGAAACAGACTATTGGTACAAGAATTACCTGGTGTATTCAATTGAGAAAGAATTGTTGTTAGTTCATAGGCATTTTGAGGATTCGAGACGTACAGTGAAGTTCGTAGTTTATAAACTGAATTTCAATAACCGTAAGTGGACTGAGATAAACACTATAGGTGATGTTGCTCTCTTTGTGGGTGATAACTCTACATTTTCCGTGTTGGCGTCAAGCTTTCGAGGATGTCTACCAAATTGCATATACTTTACCCATGACAGTAATAGCGTGAAAGTACACTTGGGGCCTGATGGTCCTCATGATTTTGGCGTGTATGATGTCGAATATAGAAGGTTTTTAAACGTTGACACCACACAAGTTTCAACTCTTGTCAAGATGAGCAAGCAACCACCAATTTGGATTTTGCCAACGTTTCAGCTGTAA
- the LOC133715531 gene encoding F-box protein At2g26160-like isoform X2: MLLINTDKEDTWKVYNVMDNKLLDLQLRVPNTRFCGSSKGWLIFMENDYAVTLVNPFFRVRGRREKQNSIIHLPPLLPPRETDKFYREHFDYYVYKAIISADPILNRKECIVVVVTQPFWQLAFIRLGKDSTWTYVDGRYRARGFDEVVFLEDKFYGVQSDSRVLSFKVNTHVHSNLKFAARRIETDYWYKNYLVYSIEKELLLVHRHFEDSRRTVKFVVYKLNFNNRKWTEINTIGDVALFVGDNSTFSVLASSFRGCLPNCIYFTHDSNSVKVHLGPDGPHDFGVYDVEYRRFLNVDTTQVSTLVKMSKQPPIWILPTFQL, encoded by the coding sequence ATGCTCTTGATTAATACTGACAAAGAAGATACATGGAAGGTCTACAACGTCATGGATAATAAGCTTCTTGATTTGCAATTAAGAGTGCCAAATACTCGATTTTGTGGGTCTTCAAAAGGATGGTTGATATTCATGGAGAACGACTATGCAGTAACCCTTGTAAATCCATTCTTTAGGGttagagggaggagagagaaacaaaATTCAATTATCCACCTTCCTCCATTGTTGCCACCTAGAGAGACAGACAAATTTTATCGTGAACACTTTGATTATTATGTTTACAAGGCTATAATTTCAGCAGATCCGATACTAAATAGAAAGGAGTGCATTGTTGTCGTCGTAACTCAGCCCTTCTGGCAGTTGGCTTTTATTAGACTCGGGAAAGACTCAACTTGGACTTATGTTGACGGACGTTACCGTGCTCGTGGATTTGATGAAGTTGTTTTTCTTGAAGATAAGTTTTATGGTGTTCAATCTGATAGCAGAGTTTTATCTTTTAAGGTTAACACTCATGTTCACTCCAACCTAAAATTTGCTGCACGCCGCATTGAAACAGACTATTGGTACAAGAATTACCTGGTGTATTCAATTGAGAAAGAATTGTTGTTAGTTCATAGGCATTTTGAGGATTCGAGACGTACAGTGAAGTTCGTAGTTTATAAACTGAATTTCAATAACCGTAAGTGGACTGAGATAAACACTATAGGTGATGTTGCTCTCTTTGTGGGTGATAACTCTACATTTTCCGTGTTGGCGTCAAGCTTTCGAGGATGTCTACCAAATTGCATATACTTTACCCATGACAGTAATAGCGTGAAAGTACACTTGGGGCCTGATGGTCCTCATGATTTTGGCGTGTATGATGTCGAATATAGAAGGTTTTTAAACGTTGACACCACACAAGTTTCAACTCTTGTCAAGATGAGCAAGCAACCACCAATTTGGATTTTGCCAACGTTTCAGCTGTAA
- the LOC133718884 gene encoding uncharacterized protein LOC133718884 produces MMTAHLCGLDKMGYVNGLIQTPDEKDVGYAKWETHNGAVMSVLYKAMTDEVVQLIIGCETAAEIWSTLKQLYLNDSDFAQIHELHTKAFMMRQDGRPVAVYYAALKGLWLEIDQRHPNKMNNADDIKLHNEEKDLMRLHIFLHGLNDKHASAKGELLRRGTPPTLEDAFAYIRKDETQLDSTKAIHSELSSLTVQTKPSPSKYVPPPQQLRPQPSSQGGTRPYYTFCKNYEHWRTKCHRLNGYPNQQNTWNKSRPNQ; encoded by the coding sequence ATGATGACTGCTCATCTTTGCGGTCTGGACaagatgggatatgtgaatggaTTGATTCAGACACCGGATGAAAAAGATGTGGGTTATGCAAAGTGGGAAACTCATAATGGTGCCGTGATGTCTGTGCTCTACAAAGCCATGACGGATGAGGTAGTACAATTAATTATTGGGTGTGAAACTGCAGCAGAAATTTGGAGTACTTTGAAGCAATTGTATCTGAATGACTCGGATTTTGCTCAAATACATGAGCTTCATACTAAGGCGTTCATGATGAGGCAGGATGGGCGGCCTGTGGCAGTATACTATGCTGCCCTTAAAGGTCTATGGCTAGAAATTGATCAAAGGCATCCCAACAAGATGAACAATGCTGATGACATCAAGCTACACAATGAAGAGAAGGATCTAATGAGGCTGCATATCTTCCTTCATGGTCTCAACGACAAGCATGCTAGTGCAAAGGGTGAGTTGCTCAGACGTGGAACTCCACCTACCCTTGAGGATGCCTTTGCATATATACGCAAAGATGAGACTCAACTTGATAGCACCAAAGCAATCCATTCGGAGTTATCAAGTCTCACTGTCCAAACCAAGCCTTCACCGTCAAAATATGTACCACCACCTCAACAACTTCGACCCCAACCAAGTTCTCAAGGAGGAACACGGCCGTACTATACTTTTTGCAAGAATTATGAGCATTGGAGGACTAAGTGTCATCGATTGAATGGGTATCCGAATCAACAAAATACTTGGAATAAATCGAGACCTAACCAATAG